ACGATATCGGCCAGCGAGGACCCGGCCTGCGGTTCGGACAGGCACATGGTGCCGGTGAACCGGCCCTCCACCATCGGCTGCACGAACCGCTGGACCTGTTCGGGGGTGCCGTGCGCGGCCAGCAGGTTGGCGTTGCCGACGGTCAGGAACAGATAGCCGGTGGTGCCCACGTTCGCGGCCTGGAAGAACCCGAACCCGGCTGCCTCCACCGTCGCGGGCAACTGCAGCCCGCCGATCTCCGCGTCCATGGCCGCGCCGATCAGATTGGCCTTGGTGAACGCCTCGACCGCCGCCTTCACCTCCGGGATCAGCGTGACGCGTTCCCCGTCGAAGGTGGGTTCGTTGGCGTCGCCGAGCTTGTTGTGCGGGGCGAAGTACTGGGTCGCGAGGTTCTCGCAGAGATCCAGGAATCCGTCGAAGGTCTCCCGTGAATGCTCCTCGAACCGGGGGAGCTCGGTCAGCTCCTGGACCCGCAACCATTCGTAGAGCAGGAACTCCAGGTCCCTGCGGGAGAGCAACATCGAACGCACGGGCAATCCTCTCGCACTGTATCCAGCCCCGGTGGCGGGCTAATTTGATACGTTACTACGGCCGTGTCGCCAATGGGCGTGGGGATCCCCAGACGCTCAGCGCGGGCCGTAGGTATTGAGGAACAGCGTCGGCCCGTCCAGGTCGCCACGCGCCGAGAGATCGGTGATGGCGGCGAAAGCTTTTGCGGTGTAGACGGTTTCGAGGTGCAGGCCGACCGTGTTGGCGCGATCGCGGGCCGCGATCGCCGAGAGGGTCTCATGGCCGTAGCCGGGCCCGAGCCAGTCGCGCAGCATGGTCACGTCGTCAGGGATCAGGCCGACGGGCTCGAATTCGGCGCCGCGCTCGCGCAGCACCTCTTCGGCGCGGGTCGCCAGCTCGACGATGTGTTTGGCCTCCAACGGGAGGGTGTCGTTGACGACGATGCCGAGCACGCGGGTGCGCAGGCCGGCCAGGCGCAGGCCGAGCGCCAGGCCCGCGGCCGTGCCGCCGGAACCGACGGCGGTGACGATATGCGCCGGCTCCGGCAGGTCACCGGCCTGGACCTGGGCGGCGAGTTCCAGCGCCGCCTCCACGTAGCCGAGCGTGCCGATCGGTGAGGAGCCGCCCACGGGCAGGTAGTAGGGGAGCTTGCGGCCCGAGGAGTGCCGCAGCATCAGCCACGGCGCGGTGACGATGGTGCGGAGTTTGGAGCGCGTGTGATGCAGGGTCGCCCCGGAGGCTTCGAGGCGTTCCAGTTGCGCGCGGACGTGGTCGTCCTCGGGCTGGTCGACCAGGGCCAACGCGATATCCAGCCCGAGTTCGCGGCCGTAGAGCGCGGCCGCCAGGCCCCAGTTGGTGCCGGTGCCGCCGACGGTGACGATGGTCTTGGTGCCGCGCCGCTGTGCGTCGGGCAGCAGCCACTCCAGTTTGCGAATCTTGTTGCCGCCCCAGCCGCCGGACCCGTAGACGCTTTCGTCCTTGCACCACACCGGGATTCGGATGCCGAGCGGCAGTTCCCGGACCGGTGTCGGGGTGTCGCCGAGCCGGAGAAACGGAAGCTCCGGCGCTACCTCGGGAAAGCGCTGGTGCAGCAGTGAATCCGTCAACGTTCCTCCTTCAAGCCTCGTCGCTGAGAATCTATACGACGAAGCTCAGGGGCCCCGGTGC
This DNA window, taken from Nocardia sp. XZ_19_385, encodes the following:
- a CDS encoding 1-aminocyclopropane-1-carboxylate deaminase/D-cysteine desulfhydrase, with translation MTDSLLHQRFPEVAPELPFLRLGDTPTPVRELPLGIRIPVWCKDESVYGSGGWGGNKIRKLEWLLPDAQRRGTKTIVTVGGTGTNWGLAAALYGRELGLDIALALVDQPEDDHVRAQLERLEASGATLHHTRSKLRTIVTAPWLMLRHSSGRKLPYYLPVGGSSPIGTLGYVEAALELAAQVQAGDLPEPAHIVTAVGSGGTAAGLALGLRLAGLRTRVLGIVVNDTLPLEAKHIVELATRAEEVLRERGAEFEPVGLIPDDVTMLRDWLGPGYGHETLSAIAARDRANTVGLHLETVYTAKAFAAITDLSARGDLDGPTLFLNTYGPR